The Venturia canescens isolate UGA chromosome 7, ASM1945775v1, whole genome shotgun sequence genome segment CCCGATGAGGGTAGTGATCTACTAGTTTCGCGGTCGGTAAAAAGACAGTTCGTTAATTTTTCCTCGGACACGCGGAAAATCGTGAATGATCAGTCGGTAAGATCGACCAGTAACACTCTTGCATATCGTACAGAGTGTcataaaaaacaaagaaacgaAGGATTTCGACCAATCCGTGACGTACAAGTTCGCTATCATGTAGGATGGAGCCACTTTATTGGCCGACATTTTAGCCGCTACGCGGCGGTGTGTCACACTCAATTCTACTTACAAGCCCTACTAATGCTGGAACGCCGACTCCGCGCACCGAAGAAAATCGTCGTTGTAGGTGCAGTTGTCTTTGTCCGAACAGAATCTGCTAAAAAATTATCTGACAGCGAGAACTAACCTCCAATATGGATGTGTCGCACGCCAGAAAACGATTTTCCGCTCGGACTGTACAATCATGCGCACAGGCATGCGCAGATCGGCGAGACAAGGAAGAGTTCATCTACAATCGCTTTTTCTGTCGGAACGTTTCGGCCCGTTACGACCTTATTATGGGAGATGGGAGTTTGTGTTCCAGTACTATTTCAATTCGTTCAATGATATGCGATGATATGCTAGAACGTCTGTAGCGGTTACTCATGTAGATAACGGTCAGAGGGCGCGGGAGGAAGCGATGGGCGAATGaatagaaagagaaataaaaacgtaTCCAACAGAACTAGAGTGCAGCGATCTTCACGTTCACGTTCACGTTCAGTGTGTGTACCCAGCCAGTCTGGGACAGCGAGTTGTACCAGTTCATGGATCCGATAAATAAATGCCCTGTTGACCAATCGTATCGACAGTGTGGTGCGACACATTAACGTAGCAACTAAAAGAGCTAGCATATTGGATTCTTTGTTGTTGTTCCTTACGCACTTGATGTTTCTGGTAATTCACGTTTACCAGTCAAAcagacaataaaaaataaacaaagagGACATTTCCACACGTTTTTCGTATTCTTTCTCGTTCACGTGCGCGATTCGTGAAAGCACGAGTGATCGTCGAATTTATAGAGCAGAAAAAGAGTCACGTTCTTGAAATTGTGGCGTGACGAAGAGGAGAATATTATCAAGTGACGGAAAAATTAAGGGAGAAAGAGGAACGCGGTGAGACGAACAGTCGTCATCGACGGCACAATGACGACCAAGGAAAAATTCGATGCTGCTGTCAACGTCATAAAAAACCTGCCAAAAGATGGTAACACTTTCAAGGCCACATTTCAATCAGGAATGAATTATTTCTTGgccgatttttcatcattacgAAATGATTTCATTATGTGACAAAACGTACGTCCAGATTTTATTGGTGTTGAGACACGTTCGGACTTGATCCTATTAAAATTTTGCCAGTTCGTGGAACGAAAGGTGTCAATAACACACTTATAAATCATGCGATAGTTCGTGACGCGAGGCAAAATGTGTAAAATCTcacgagtagaaaaaaaatctccgttCGGAagcctctttttttttgttttttgcgcATCCGCAATAAAGTAGGACTTTGATATTCCAAAGTCCGCGCTATCTACCAATAACGACGGTGACGGAACTTTCgtcaatttgtttttctcgcgTACCTACCACTTGAGACATTCGTACGTtcgcacttttttttttttttacgcgaGTGTAAGTGCGAGCTGTCACCCTCGATATCTCAGTTTTACGCCCTCTGCAAACCTCTTCAATTCctattgacgtttttttttctcgcaaattcattcattttcggAATTAAGTTTTGTCtatggaaaaatattgtacGAATTCGAACGACATCAGGCaaattttgaggttatattTTAACTCTCAACTCATTAACTCTCGCAAGTAAACTCTACGAGTGAATGAcgttctctttccctcttcttGCGGTTAACCTGAATATTAAGTTACTTTTATTCGCCGTCGAAGATATCGAGACTTGGGCaaggaaaaaattctgattttatgatttttggaacgGTCCGGTCgagcttcgaaaaaaaaacaatatcgaaacgtttttttttaattttctgtttgtaaacaaaataaaaaactcgatcgaaataaaaaactaaaatatcgatctATCGAGTTGCtatataaataattagaatCAAGAATTTGCTCCTGCTTCGTTGAACGACGAATATTGGTTTTTCGATCGGACGAAATTTAAAGCAAAATCAAGAGGCAAAATCCATTCaacttttctttgtttttgaaGGATAAAAAGTAGGGAAATGTTCAGAATGTCGTTTCGTCGATCTGACCGATGAGATTAAGGTTTGTGACACCGATATCCACGACGTCACGTTTCTTATCGTTGAATATACAAAAAATCGAGGCTTTCAAAGCCGGAGCTTTTGTCGTGTAAGCTTATGATGCATGATCGAGGAGTTGCAAGAGAATTCATTTGCATTTGAACGAGTTTCCGGGGCATGATGAGCGTATTCACTTTCGAGTttgtttgagaattttttttatgaaattaaaatgtttgttttgaGCGTCGTTGGAGCTGTTAATGTACGCAGGAGCGAGGATCAACTGGCGTGCTCGAAAGTTCGCGAGATCAAGGACATTTGCTTTTGCTAAAAGGTCGTAAGAAAATGAAAGGCCAAAATGACATTTACGATCGATTTattccgaaattttttcacgaaaaaaataccaaaTAACTGTCGTTAGATAATAAACGCCGTTTTACGAGGGAGAggaatgatcagaattttacgAGTTTTCTCGTTCCTCGGAACTCATTAATAATCTGAGAAAAACCGGTTTTTCACTAATTACGTAATAATATTGTTCGAACATAACCACAAAATTATCATTCTAGTGTCACGCGATTAGAATGATTTAATGGAAGGATGATTCCAACAATAATATTGCCTACGAGTTGTCAACGAATTCGGTGTGTATCGAGGCGCACGGAAAACAACAGAATCCGCAGTTCCCCCAAGGTCAACCGTTTCCGTGCGCTCTCTCGTACTTTTTTGTCGCAGTCCCGTTTACCAAAAGGATGGTATACTGTCACAAAAATCCTGAATCGCGCGTGGTAAAATGCATGCGAGATTGGCCGCAGGCTAaaactccccccccccccccccccccacgcGATTTGCACGACTCGTTGTTTCCGAGGGAATTTCACTTTCCGAGGTCTGTTGTGAGCCGATACTCTTGACGGCTCTTCGTATCGTGGAAGATGCGCGAAATCCACTTTCCATCATGATCCGAGACCCGTTGGCCTTTCTCGTTCTTCTTTCGACAAACGTCACGTTTTTTTGAATCCACCGTCCGCCGCAGAACGgccgttttgtttttctttgttctcGTTCGCTGTGCTACACATTTCGGTGACGTATGCAGCGGTGGCGGCAGCGGTGGCGGCAGCGAGAACGAAAAATGTGCTCTAACGTCGTTCCAACTTGTACTCACTCAATTGCTTCTTTCTCACGAGACAATCATTATTCATCTCGCCGTTGAAAACTTTCACAAACTTCGCGTGCGTTATTCCACGCTGGAAATTGGAAAGCGAACAATTTATGTGCGATAATCCACACAAAACTGAACGCCTCCCCCACCACTCCCGACTCTCGGCGCGTTGCGCGAAGCCTCAATTAGACCGAATAACaagcttttttcaattcgtccAATTCAGAACCTTTCAAGGCCGATCTTCTtttcttcgataaaaaaaaaaaaaaaaaaaaaaaaaaaaaaaaaaaacaacgaaaattcaAGCGATTTTGAATCATCGCACTCGATCACTCTTCTTTTCGCTGAAATGTTTCAACGCGAACGtaaaaatttggcaaaaatAAGCCATGAAATACGGTGACGTCGGCAAGGTTCCCCCCATTGCCACTGAATTTTTCGTGTGAATTTAGTCAACGAGTTTTTCGCTCAACCGCAGTCGTACCTCACCGAAATCTTGAATCCTCGAAGAACGtgagaaacgatgaaaaaaggaatgaaaaattgactgattttgttttttaaatttcaggTGCATATCAACCGAGCAACGAGCTCTCGTTACGTTTTTACTCGTACTACAAACAAGCGACCGAAGGTCCTTGCCAGAAGCCGAAACCTGCGTTCTGGGAAGTGGTGAAAAAGGCTAAGTGGGATGCGTGGAATCGTTTAGGGAATATGAGCCGTAACGAAGCCATGGAGAACTATGTCgaagaattgaaaaaggtGAGTCGCTTCCTTCCCCGAATTTCTAGTTCGCGATTTACTTATCGGACGAATACACAATGTTTCCTCTTGTTATTCCGCGTGATGCAAGCGTCGTGCCTGAATCCACGAACGCGAACGACTTTCGTGAAGGTCAACGGAGGACTGGctctttgagaaaaatattcactcGTCTTTCTCTTATTCTCATATTTATTTCTAACTTATTTTCGTCCTTGTATTCGTCGCTTCAAAACTAAAAATCTTGTCCTCTGCTCACAGATCGTCGAGACAATGTCCTATACCGACAACGTCGAGAATTTCCTCGTCAGCTTAGATTCGTTTTATGAGAACGTGCCTGCCGAAGATTTGGAACTTTTGGTCGGTCCTGTTCTCGAACGAATACGATCGCAGCCCGGCTCACCGTTGTCCAGCTCACCTCTAGGTACGCACAGTGTTTTCTTACTAAATgcgaagttgaaaaaaattggtagcCTTTTTACTTACCGTTTCGTGCATCAATTGGTGGGGCTTGATCGTCGGTGGGAACTTGGAGGATTATATTAAGGGAGCAATGGACCGGGTATTTGCTCGTGAAAGGGAAAGCgacttcaacatttttcgtcctttttttattattattatttgttaaagcagaaatcattttttctccctttcgttGTCAAGGTTCCAGAGAAACGTCGCCGCACAGAGTGAAAAATGGGAGTAACAACACTTCGAGGAGAATAACGAGCAGCCTCGAAACAAGCCCTGCGACTAGTCATAGCGCCAGTCCCCTGCCGCCTGATACCGATGGCGAAGACGAAGAGTTCAAAGACACGATTGAAGTGAGTAgttaacgacgctgaagtttccaacgttggagtccaacgaaatgaacgaaaaaaacgttcgtaattcgccaattttttatttcacgaatcgttggtgcagcttgaaaaactacgaatcgcaaatttggcagggaacgaaataggagaattactggaattattggagagtttttttttatcatttcgttgggctccaacgttggaaacttcagcgtcatagtagttaaggtaactcctctgtactgcatgctagtcaaatgagtgctaaattttaaaaacgcttttagaccaagttcaacgtaccgattaaacttattgtcagtagatatgtattcaagtatattttattaacgtgataaaatatttaaaatgatagttttgcaaaactatcaactgatggatgcaaatttccatgatgacacattttcacagctatttttcaaagaatcatctgcaccaagtctcattttgttcctcaactgatcctctacgaattcaccacgcagattttcctttaaattcattccttcagaaattatgaatgataaagttttttcacttaatgaacaattagctgcaacagcgaagcgatcgagttaaaaaaaacaactacatggtggattgatagaggaccggttgacgaacGAAATGAGActcgttgcaataaaatcgatgaaaaaacgcagataattctttgaaaaataccagtgaaaatgtgccAGCGTGGaaattgcatttatcagttgatgcttttgcaaaactagcgtttttaatattttcacatcttaataagatatgttgtaatacaaatccaccaacaatacatttaatcgatacgttaaacttggtctaaaagcgttttttaaatttagcactcatttgaccaGCATGCGGTACAGGAGTTGCTTAAATTTCAGcttgatggaaaaaatgatatttgaaaaaaagaacaaggAAAGCAACAAGGGATTTGAGGCTTCTCGAACGCGGACGAAAATAGTTGATAAATGTTGTGTTTTGCGCTCCTCGCCTGGAAGAGTTGATGGTTTACGCCTTTTCCTTGTTGCAGATAGCCCCGGAGCAATATCCGAACGAATCGAGCAAGTCTTCCATCAGCGTGGCGCAAACTTCGTGCCCACCGAGTACCTTACAGCCCGAGAAACAGTTGAACGGGAGACACAGTAAAAAGAGCATGAACTTCGGGGAAGCAACACCTCTGACGAACGGCCATCACGGTTTAACGAACGGAGAGTCGGGCCAAGAAAGTTTGCCAGAGTTGAAACAcaacgagagagggagaacgcgagaaaaacgcgaagaaaatcgaatgaacgatGAATTTATCAACCATATCTCTACCACCGTGCAAAATCTTCAGAAAGATCTGGACAGGATAACTGGACGAGTACGATGTCTCGAGGGGCAGACCCTTAAAGCCCTCGCTCCTGTACCGGTTGGTAGTTCACTTATTTCAAGTctgtttcactcgtttgtagaACGACCAGTGCTCAAACGTCgtccaaatttttacaaaacgcCCCTGACCATTGAGTTCgacgattttcaaaaatattttacatttcCCAAGCTTCTTCCACGATCTCCATGGAACTCTGTAAACATTGAGCGTGATGCGATTCAATCTGTGACAATACCAAAATTAAATTCTGCCTTTTTGGTTGCAGGAACATTCCAAAAAGCAAATAGCACCTCGGTGGTGGCCACTACCGGAGTGTTCTCCCCGGATCTTTGCACTGATGATTGTCTGGCCGTTCGTCGTTCAGATTCTGACGTCTTACGTTCGACGCAATCGCCAACGAACgctgtgatttttctccatttcttcTTCACTCTTTAAACCGACTTAACGTCACGAAAATCAAAGGAAAGCCTAGATTTTTCTCTAACCACACGGGATTGAGCATCAATTCCATTTGTGTAAATATATATCAGATTTATCGGCTTAGATAAgagatgaaaaagtaaaaagataATAAAATATGTGCACCTGATAGCCGAAAATTCGTACGAcgaacgaatttgaaaaacgagTGATTACGAATCGAAGCAAGAAATATATATCGAGGAAATACGCAAAGCTCAATTCGTTTaatattcgtaaaaaaaaaaatttataaaaagttATTTTAAACAAATAACGAAAACAAACGACAAATAGTAATAGAATAACAGGATTTGTTCGAAGACGAAGAACGAGTGTTTCGTTTATTCTGATCATGTTGCTCCACTCAGATCTCTGCAAGGTTCAATATTTCCAATCGACGTATCACGATCGATAAAACAAATGTGCGGTTGAGATAACGATTTGTAAACGATCGCGACGGATACGTCTAAAAACAAAGCTGTCAAAAACGTTACCAGGAATATAATCACGAGAAAATGCCAATTTTTACATTGAGATAATCTCGCTAATTGAATTTATACATAAAATCTCTTTATTCACGATTAACAAACAACGTCGAGTCATATTAAATATACAAAATCGACGATGCGTCGCTAAATACACGAATTTTACGGATCTTTGAGTCTCATGCGCGAATCCAAACGTTCAATGATTATATTCAATCGCCGACAACGCTCTAAATTTAATATCATACACACAATTGTCCATCAAAGCAGAATGAGACCGTAATTTTAGTTTTTCTCCTGTACTTCGTTTCATTAAGGGCGGGGTAACGTCAAttcggtgaaaaaattttacgaatttttttagacgCCAAGAAtaatacaaatctattttattgattgcgATATCATAATACAATATATGAACAagatttcctgaatttttaaaactcgaatatcaataattaactcgGTGGTAGCAGAGGCACtttggaaaaaagttgtccACCGGTGAACAGTGTAAATCGAAATCTACTCGACCGAGCCTTCTGAAATTTGGCATATGTTACTTCCTCACACAATTGACCAGGCATCTGCGAgagcttttttccaatttttaatagTTAATAATCTCACGATAACAAATAGCCTCATTTTTAGTCGAAAATCAGTGTTTTCACTTGCAAGTGTcacaaaaaatgcaaaaaatcgaagaaaaaaaatccgctCGCAGCTACCTTTGTCAATTGTGTAAGGAAGTGCgatgccaaatttcaaaaggatcGGTCGAGTAGATTTCGATTTATCCTGTTCACCAATCGACAACTTTTTTCTGAAGTTCCTCCGAAGACTTGCAGCatctaaaaaattattaaaattgggccttttttccatcgaataaaCGTTACCCCGTCCTTAAGGAGTCAGTACCAGAAAATATGtgaatttgaagaatttgTATAATTTTCGGTGTCACGAACATGTTATAatggattttaaaaaattatatgtttatttatatttgtatGTATCAAATATGCATCCATagtgtttgaaaataatttcaattgtttatttcacaGAGAatgtgttgtaaaattgtttgATCCAACGTGCAACCAATATAATTGTAATATAGTTTATATACACGATAATTGTAGTATTTACGTGGGATAAGCAGAATTTTTGTATTCATGTATATCATTCGTTATCGGTTTAGAAAATAGACGTCAATTGTTACACAATGAAGTGTCTTATCATTATTCACGAACCCTGCAAATGAGGAGAatccaaataataaaataatcgcaAATTCGCTAAAAATTGACAGGAAATAAATGGAGATGAAGATTTTTCTGCCTTTAttggtttttttaaaactctttTCGTATTTGAAAATCCATTATCTTATCCGAACATGATTGGTCGACCGTTTACCACAAAGAAAGTGCCAACGTTCGATATTTCTTATCTTCGTCgaatgtaaataaaatattctcaGATACGCCGTTTCGCTAATTTCACGGATGAGAACAAAAGTTATTGGTGTGGGTagttttattgaaaagaatttaCTCAACACGTGATAAATGGGAGTCTTGACATTCGACGAACACGGAGGCATCGTGAATCCATCGACACTTGTTCTCGTTCGTACGGAAAGTTGCCAATACGACTGCGAATGCGGCAAGTTCACTTTTGTTCGTCCAAGTTCTTCCGGTCCGTTATACTGACTCTGACTGTTATGCGGTTCGAATTCGAATTTAAATATTCGCCAAGACCGAAAAACACGAATATTGAATGATCGAAAACTTTTTATAAAACAGAGCCGAGAAACtatatttcaaataatcaattaaaaaagcattggttctaaaaaaaaaaaattcgtttaacaatgaaaattcgGGAGGATCCGTCGTTCGAGATTTACAATAGCAATTATTTGATCGATAAATTCAATACAGATGATGTAACGCGACGAAATAAAGTATTTGTGTGAAAGCTCACAGAAGCAGGAAAATAAACATTGATCGAAAAGGTTAGGAAGTCGAGGAAGGGTTTTCGTAAGTATTCGAGCATCCCCTGAACCATTACGCCTTGAGCGAAGTTTGTTTTCTTTACGAGcgaatcataataataatcgagcataaaataaaaaagatgattATCGACTCTCATTGATAAATAAGTCAATCGAGTGCTTGGTTGGGTCGAGTGACAGCTCGAAAC includes the following:
- the LOC122414253 gene encoding uncharacterized protein isoform X2, coding for MSRNEAMENYVEELKKIVETMSYTDNVENFLVSLDSFYENVPAEDLELLVGPVLERIRSQPGSPLSSSPLGSRETSPHRVKNGSNNTSRRITSSLETSPATSHSASPLPPDTDGEDEEFKDTIEIAPEQYPNESSKSSISVAQTSCPPSTLQPEKQLNGRHSKKSMNFGEATPLTNGHHGLTNGESGQESLPELKHNERGRTREKREENRMNDEFINHISTTVQNLQKDLDRITGRVRCLEGQTLKALAPVPEHSKKQIAPRWWPLPECSPRIFALMIVWPFVVQILTSYVRRNRQRTL
- the LOC122414253 gene encoding acyl-CoA-binding domain-containing protein 5 isoform X1, which gives rise to MTTKEKFDAAVNVIKNLPKDGAYQPSNELSLRFYSYYKQATEGPCQKPKPAFWEVVKKAKWDAWNRLGNMSRNEAMENYVEELKKIVETMSYTDNVENFLVSLDSFYENVPAEDLELLVGPVLERIRSQPGSPLSSSPLGSRETSPHRVKNGSNNTSRRITSSLETSPATSHSASPLPPDTDGEDEEFKDTIEIAPEQYPNESSKSSISVAQTSCPPSTLQPEKQLNGRHSKKSMNFGEATPLTNGHHGLTNGESGQESLPELKHNERGRTREKREENRMNDEFINHISTTVQNLQKDLDRITGRVRCLEGQTLKALAPVPEHSKKQIAPRWWPLPECSPRIFALMIVWPFVVQILTSYVRRNRQRTL